One window from the genome of Pseudomonas sp. L5B5 encodes:
- a CDS encoding LuxR C-terminal-related transcriptional regulator — MTLHAQPLQDLERLAFQVSPAAQLITGHRRILDCNRAFVRLFGYEREHLRDHLTLLLYPSHADYQSIGERSEHCLRSGPSDSYSDERFMQHRNGEVFWARAHGFSLTPEDPFELMVWHFERLDRQPAPMIRLTPREREISLHIVNGLTCKEVARKLGISHRTVEVHRARLMKKLQAKNSAELVSKIIFIS; from the coding sequence ATGACCCTACATGCCCAACCACTTCAGGACCTCGAGCGCCTGGCTTTCCAGGTTTCCCCCGCTGCGCAGCTGATCACCGGGCACCGCCGGATACTCGATTGCAACCGCGCCTTCGTCCGCCTGTTCGGCTACGAACGCGAACACCTGCGCGATCACCTGACCCTGCTGCTATACCCCTCGCACGCCGACTACCAGAGCATTGGCGAGCGCAGCGAACATTGCCTGCGCAGCGGTCCCAGCGACTCCTACAGCGACGAGCGCTTCATGCAGCATCGCAACGGCGAGGTGTTCTGGGCCCGGGCCCACGGTTTTTCCCTGACCCCCGAGGATCCGTTCGAGCTGATGGTCTGGCATTTCGAGCGCCTGGACCGCCAGCCTGCGCCGATGATCCGCTTGACCCCTCGGGAGCGGGAGATCTCCCTGCATATCGTTAACGGCCTGACCTGCAAGGAAGTGGCGCGCAAACTGGGCATCTCCCATCGCACCGTGGAGGTGCATCGCGCCCGGCTGATGAAGAAACTTCAGGCCAAGAACAGCGCGGAGCTGGTCTCGAAGATCATCTTCATCAGTTGA